A genomic segment from Alistipes senegalensis JC50 encodes:
- a CDS encoding putative transporter — MELIERLLFGSDSLWGGGVAHSVMILALVIALGIMLGKIRIAGVSLGVTGILFVGIAFSCFGMNIDEHLMHFLKEFGLILFVYSIGLQVGPGFFSSFRKGGVTLNKLAALVVALGVVTTVVLYYLTGLPMSTMVGVMSGAVTNTPGLGAAQQAFSDLHAGADAPDIATGYALAYPLGVIGAILTLLALRYLLRIDVRQEEEAAGLGTDVLKDLTTRRISVEVCNPAIEGKSISGIRHLALRDFVVSRICRPGGAPELADAATTLRCGDRILLVAAPKDVEALVALLGREVDAEQMIQDPKMISRRILITKPELNGKTLAELRVRSTSGVTITRINRSGIDLVAAGNLQLQLGDRVTVVGPELSVAHAERLFGNSLKRLNHPNLIPIFIGIALGVVLGSISFWIPGVPQPVKLGLAGGPLIVAILIGRYGPHYRLITYTTMSANLMLREVGISLFLAGVGLGAGEDFVPTLVAGGYVWIAYGAVITVVPLLLAGIFGRYRYKLNYYTLIGVLSGASTNPPALAYSTEQTTSDAPSVGYATVYPLSMFLRVLAAQLLILIFG; from the coding sequence ATGGAATTGATCGAACGTTTGTTGTTTGGCTCCGATTCGCTTTGGGGCGGCGGCGTCGCCCACTCGGTGATGATTCTGGCGCTGGTCATAGCCCTTGGCATCATGCTGGGCAAGATCAGGATCGCCGGGGTGTCGCTGGGCGTGACGGGCATTCTGTTCGTCGGTATCGCTTTCAGCTGTTTCGGCATGAACATCGACGAGCATCTGATGCACTTCCTCAAGGAATTCGGACTGATTCTCTTCGTCTATTCGATCGGCTTGCAGGTCGGACCGGGTTTTTTCTCCTCGTTCCGCAAGGGCGGCGTCACGCTGAACAAGCTGGCCGCCCTGGTCGTCGCGCTCGGGGTCGTCACGACGGTCGTCCTTTATTATTTGACGGGCCTTCCGATGAGCACGATGGTCGGCGTGATGTCGGGCGCTGTCACCAATACGCCCGGCCTGGGCGCCGCGCAGCAGGCTTTCAGCGACCTGCACGCCGGAGCCGATGCGCCGGATATTGCGACGGGCTATGCGCTGGCCTATCCGCTCGGAGTCATCGGGGCCATCCTGACCCTGCTGGCGCTGCGCTATCTGCTGCGCATCGACGTGCGGCAGGAGGAAGAGGCGGCCGGGCTGGGCACGGACGTTCTGAAAGACCTGACGACCCGGCGGATCTCCGTCGAAGTCTGCAATCCGGCCATCGAGGGCAAAAGCATCTCCGGAATACGGCATCTGGCCTTGCGCGACTTCGTCGTGTCGCGCATCTGCCGTCCGGGCGGAGCTCCCGAACTGGCCGACGCTGCGACGACGCTCCGTTGCGGCGACCGGATTTTGCTCGTGGCGGCGCCCAAGGATGTCGAGGCGCTGGTCGCTCTGCTCGGCCGCGAAGTGGACGCCGAGCAGATGATACAGGACCCGAAGATGATCTCGCGGCGCATCCTGATCACCAAACCCGAGCTGAACGGCAAGACGCTCGCCGAACTGCGCGTCCGCTCGACGAGCGGCGTCACCATCACGCGCATCAACCGTTCGGGCATCGACCTGGTGGCGGCGGGGAACTTGCAGTTGCAGTTGGGCGACCGGGTGACGGTCGTGGGCCCCGAACTGTCGGTGGCCCATGCCGAACGGCTTTTCGGCAACTCGCTCAAACGGCTCAACCATCCCAATCTGATCCCCATTTTCATCGGCATTGCGCTGGGTGTCGTCCTGGGCAGCATTTCGTTCTGGATTCCGGGGGTTCCCCAGCCCGTGAAACTGGGGCTGGCCGGCGGTCCGCTGATCGTCGCCATCCTGATCGGCCGCTACGGGCCGCATTACCGGCTCATCACCTACACGACGATGTCGGCCAATCTGATGCTGCGCGAAGTGGGCATTTCGCTCTTCCTCGCGGGCGTGGGGCTGGGTGCGGGCGAGGATTTCGTGCCGACGCTCGTCGCGGGCGGATATGTCTGGATCGCCTACGGCGCCGTGATCACGGTCGTGCCGCTGCTGCTGGCGGGCATTTTCGGACGCTATCGCTACAAACTCAACTACTATACGCTGATCGGCGTGCTTTCGGGCGCCTCGACCAATCCGCCGGCGCTGG